A window of Betaproteobacteria bacterium contains these coding sequences:
- the egtD gene encoding L-histidine N(alpha)-methyltransferase, which produces MNDLVAFHDLSPRPADFRNDVLRGLGDSPKHLPPKYFYDDVGSALFDAICALPEYYPTRVETALIQAHAGAIAAALGSRCALVEFGSGVSRKSRLLIAAARPGVYVPIDIARETLRQAAEGLRHAFPELPVVAVCADYSQSFELPDLAPYRPRRRAVFFPGSTIGNFDPTEAVAFLANARSLAGAGGALVIGVDLRKDKAVLEAAYDDPQGVTAAFNLNVLARINRELGADFDLRAFHHRAWYSDALGRIEMHLESCRSQEVRIGTTRLAFARGETIHTESSYKYSVPEFQALAARAGFAPAACWVDERNLFSIHYMTC; this is translated from the coding sequence ATGAACGATCTCGTCGCCTTCCACGATCTTTCCCCGCGTCCGGCCGATTTCCGTAACGACGTCCTGCGCGGACTGGGCGATTCGCCCAAGCATCTGCCGCCGAAGTATTTCTACGACGACGTCGGCTCGGCGCTGTTCGACGCCATCTGTGCGCTGCCCGAATACTATCCGACCCGAGTCGAAACGGCGCTCATTCAGGCGCATGCGGGCGCGATCGCAGCTGCGCTCGGCAGCCGTTGTGCCTTGGTTGAATTCGGCAGCGGCGTAAGCCGCAAGAGCCGGCTGCTGATCGCAGCCGCCCGCCCGGGCGTGTACGTTCCGATCGATATCGCGCGCGAAACGCTGCGCCAGGCTGCGGAAGGCTTGCGCCACGCTTTCCCCGAGCTTCCCGTGGTCGCGGTATGCGCCGACTACTCGCAGTCGTTCGAGCTGCCCGACCTCGCGCCCTATCGGCCACGGCGGCGCGCCGTATTCTTTCCCGGCTCCACCATCGGCAATTTCGACCCGACCGAGGCTGTGGCTTTCCTCGCCAATGCGCGCAGCCTCGCAGGCGCGGGCGGCGCGCTGGTGATCGGCGTCGATCTGCGCAAGGACAAGGCCGTGCTGGAAGCGGCCTACGACGACCCGCAGGGCGTGACCGCGGCCTTCAATCTCAACGTGCTGGCGCGCATCAATCGCGAGCTCGGCGCCGACTTCGACCTGCGGGCCTTTCACCACCGGGCGTGGTATTCGGATGCGCTGGGCCGCATCGAGATGCATCTCGAAAGCTGCCGCAGCCAGGAAGTCCGGATCGGCACGACGCGGCTTGCGTTCGCGCGCGGCGAGACCATCCACACCGAGAGCTCGTACAAGTACTCGGTGCCCGAATTCCAGGCCTTGGCGGCACGCGCCGGTTTCGCGCCGGCGGCGTGCTGGGTGGACGAGCGTAATCTCTTCTCCATACACTACATGACTTGTTAG
- the greB gene encoding transcription elongation factor GreB gives MNEHTIPAADEADDSAVAIPKGAKNYITPAGHARLRSELKQLLDEERPELVRTVAWAASNGDRSENGDYIYGKKRLREIDRRIRFLTKRLDHAEVVDPRLREDSDQVFFGATVTYVDGHGDERTISIVGMDEVDPARNRVSWIAPISRALLKARAGEVVSFQSPRGREEIEIIDVRYQALGA, from the coding sequence ATGAACGAGCACACCATCCCTGCCGCAGACGAAGCGGACGATTCCGCAGTCGCGATCCCGAAGGGCGCCAAGAACTACATCACGCCGGCGGGCCACGCGCGGCTGCGCTCGGAGCTGAAGCAGCTGCTCGACGAAGAACGCCCCGAGCTCGTGCGCACGGTCGCCTGGGCCGCATCCAACGGCGATCGCTCGGAGAACGGCGATTACATCTACGGCAAGAAGCGGCTGCGCGAGATCGACCGGCGTATCCGCTTTCTCACCAAACGCCTGGACCACGCCGAGGTGGTGGACCCGCGGCTGCGCGAGGACTCCGACCAGGTGTTCTTCGGCGCCACCGTCACCTATGTCGACGGCCACGGCGACGAGCGCACGATCAGCATCGTCGGCATGGACGAAGTCGATCCGGCGCGCAACCGCGTGAGCTGGATCGCCCCGATTTCGCGGGCGCTGTTGAAGGCGCGAGCGGGCGAGGTGGTGAGCTTCCAGAGCCCGCGCGGCCGGGAAGAGATCGAAATCATCGACGTGCGCTACCAGGCACTCGGCGCGTGA
- a CDS encoding CoA transferase, producing MSGPLAGVRILDLTTVVMGPFATQLLADLGAAVIKVEPPEGDNTRHLAPMRHAGMGAMFLHMNRNKRSLVLDLKKTAGREALLELAAVADVLVYNTRPQAMARLHLSYAELKAVNPRIVYVGAFGFDQSGPYAARPAYDDLIQGAVGLPWLMMQSGSDAPRYVPATMCDRIVGQATANAVLAALFHRERTGEGQAVEVPMFETMAQFILGDHLAGRTFVPAMGEAGYARVLARFRAPYATLDGHLCVLIYNDRQWQRFLAAIERSELTTDPRFTTLAARARHIDEICRFVADQMRLRSTAAWEGLLSEIDVPWMRMNSLDGLIDDPHLAHTGFFRRVEHPSEGAMTTMAVPTRFSASQPEALEHAPRFGEHSAQVLREVGYADAEIAQMARDGVTVIGGEGN from the coding sequence ATGAGCGGTCCGCTTGCCGGGGTCCGGATCCTGGATCTCACCACGGTGGTGATGGGGCCGTTCGCCACGCAGCTGCTGGCCGATCTGGGCGCCGCAGTCATCAAGGTCGAGCCGCCCGAAGGCGACAACACGCGCCATCTCGCCCCGATGCGCCATGCCGGCATGGGCGCAATGTTCCTGCACATGAACCGCAACAAACGCTCGCTCGTGCTCGACCTGAAAAAGACCGCCGGCCGCGAGGCGCTGCTCGAGCTCGCCGCCGTCGCCGACGTGCTCGTCTACAACACGCGCCCTCAGGCGATGGCGCGGCTGCACTTGTCGTACGCCGAGTTGAAGGCGGTCAATCCTCGGATCGTGTACGTCGGCGCATTCGGCTTCGACCAGTCCGGGCCCTACGCTGCCCGCCCCGCGTACGACGACCTCATCCAGGGCGCGGTCGGCTTGCCGTGGCTCATGATGCAAAGCGGAAGCGATGCGCCGCGCTACGTGCCCGCGACGATGTGCGATCGCATCGTCGGGCAGGCGACCGCCAACGCCGTGCTGGCGGCGCTCTTCCATCGCGAGCGCACGGGAGAAGGCCAGGCGGTCGAAGTGCCGATGTTCGAGACGATGGCGCAGTTCATTCTGGGCGATCACCTGGCGGGGCGTACGTTCGTTCCTGCCATGGGCGAGGCCGGCTATGCACGCGTTCTGGCCCGCTTTCGGGCACCTTACGCGACGCTGGACGGGCACCTCTGCGTGCTCATCTACAACGACCGGCAATGGCAGCGATTCCTCGCTGCCATCGAGCGCTCCGAGCTCACGACCGACCCGCGTTTCACCACCCTTGCCGCGCGGGCACGGCACATCGACGAAATCTGCCGCTTCGTCGCCGACCAGATGAGGCTGCGCAGCACGGCCGCGTGGGAGGGATTGCTCTCCGAGATCGATGTGCCGTGGATGCGGATGAATTCGCTCGACGGTCTGATCGACGATCCGCATCTCGCGCACACGGGATTCTTCCGCCGGGTGGAGCATCCGAGCGAAGGCGCGATGACGACGATGGCCGTGCCGACCCGGTTCTCCGCCTCGCAGCCCGAAGCACTCGAGCATGCACCACGTTTCGGCGAACATAGCGCGCAGGTGCTGCGCGAGGTCGGTTACGCGGACGCCGAGATCGCACAGATGGCGCGCGACGGCGTTACGGTGATCGGGGGCGAGGGAAATTGA
- a CDS encoding tripartite tricarboxylate transporter substrate binding protein yields MLHRTRRCDVCRASCLSRRARIACASLPHRGQRIICTAHRILAQAMACSLFSGLVSSSKTRRSKMKLTYAVELGALCAALAVPGFVHAGEAYPMRPIRLIVPYPPGGSNDIVGRLVGQYLSKRVDQTVVIDNRPGAGSTLGIGMASRSEPDGYTMVIISAAYAFGPSLYKKLPYDAVKSFVPVSKIGNGPNVFTVNPSVPAKTMSELVALAKAKPGTLNFASAGIGSAQQLWFEYFKMLTGVDIVHIPFKGGAPAMIDVVAGTSHVAIGTVVQMLPLIRAGKLRALATGGTKRSGVLPDLPTLNEAGVKGYEGANWWGIMLPAGTSPAIVDRLDKEFAAILALDEVKKQFIKMGAETEYLSKAALSSYIDAETRKWSKVAKQAGIQAQ; encoded by the coding sequence ATGCTACACCGGACGCGGCGTTGCGACGTTTGCAGGGCTTCCTGCTTGTCGCGTCGAGCTCGCATCGCGTGCGCATCCCTTCCTCATCGAGGGCAAAGAATCATCTGCACGGCACATCGAATCCTTGCGCAGGCCATGGCGTGTTCTCTATTCTCGGGCCTGGTATCCAGTAGCAAAACGAGGAGAAGTAAGATGAAGTTGACGTATGCAGTCGAGCTCGGCGCGCTCTGTGCCGCTCTGGCCGTACCCGGTTTCGTACATGCGGGGGAGGCCTACCCGATGCGGCCGATACGATTGATCGTCCCGTACCCGCCCGGCGGCAGTAACGATATCGTCGGCCGCCTGGTCGGACAGTATCTGAGCAAACGAGTCGACCAGACGGTCGTCATCGACAACCGGCCCGGTGCAGGCAGCACGCTCGGGATAGGCATGGCTTCGAGGTCGGAGCCCGACGGCTACACCATGGTCATCATCTCGGCGGCCTACGCGTTCGGACCTTCGCTCTACAAGAAGCTTCCCTACGACGCCGTCAAATCCTTCGTCCCGGTGTCCAAGATCGGAAACGGACCGAATGTTTTCACGGTCAATCCGTCCGTCCCCGCAAAGACGATGAGCGAGCTCGTCGCGCTGGCCAAGGCGAAGCCGGGCACGCTCAACTTCGCCAGCGCGGGTATCGGCAGCGCGCAGCAGCTCTGGTTCGAATACTTCAAGATGCTGACGGGCGTCGACATCGTCCACATTCCGTTCAAGGGCGGCGCGCCCGCGATGATCGACGTCGTTGCGGGCACCTCGCACGTCGCGATCGGCACCGTCGTCCAGATGCTGCCGCTCATCCGCGCCGGCAAGCTCCGAGCGCTTGCCACCGGCGGCACCAAGCGAAGCGGCGTCCTGCCCGATCTGCCGACGCTCAACGAGGCCGGAGTGAAGGGTTACGAGGGCGCCAACTGGTGGGGCATCATGCTGCCCGCAGGAACGTCGCCGGCGATCGTCGATCGCCTGGACAAGGAGTTCGCGGCGATCCTGGCGCTCGACGAAGTCAAGAAGCAATTCATCAAGATGGGTGCGGAGACCGAGTATCTGAGCA
- a CDS encoding acyl-CoA dehydrogenase translates to MNFELTPEQQAIRDAILDLLDPAGPLGDDYWLARDRSGGFPDEFFDAFARGGWLGIAMPEEFGGSGLGILEAAIAMQAVAESGAGMSGASAVHLNIFGLNPVVVFGSREQKARWLPPMVRGEVKACFAVTEPNTGLNTAALQTRAERRAGGYVLSGQKIWTSTAQVATKMLILARTTPADRVGRPTEGLSLFYTDLDRRHVEAREIDKMGRKAVDSNQLFIDALPVPEEDRIGEEGRGFEYMLHGFNPERILIAAEAVGLGRAALARAARYARERVVFDRPIGQNQAIQHPLAERWMQLEAANLMLLKAAALYDEGKPCAAEANAAKYLAAEAGYAACETAVMTHGGMGYAREFHVERYLREALIPRIAPVSRELILCYVAERVLGLPKSY, encoded by the coding sequence ATGAACTTCGAGCTCACGCCCGAACAGCAGGCGATCCGCGATGCGATCCTCGACCTGCTCGACCCGGCGGGACCGCTCGGCGACGACTATTGGCTCGCGCGCGATCGCAGCGGCGGCTTTCCCGACGAATTCTTCGACGCGTTCGCGCGCGGCGGCTGGCTCGGCATCGCGATGCCGGAGGAATTCGGCGGCTCGGGCCTTGGCATCCTGGAGGCGGCGATCGCAATGCAGGCGGTGGCCGAATCCGGCGCCGGCATGTCGGGTGCATCGGCGGTGCACCTGAACATCTTCGGCCTCAACCCGGTGGTCGTGTTCGGAAGCCGCGAGCAGAAGGCGCGCTGGCTGCCGCCGATGGTCCGGGGCGAGGTGAAGGCGTGCTTCGCGGTCACCGAGCCCAACACCGGCCTCAATACGGCTGCGCTGCAGACGCGGGCCGAACGCCGCGCCGGCGGCTACGTGCTGTCGGGGCAGAAGATCTGGACCTCGACCGCGCAGGTCGCGACCAAGATGCTGATCCTCGCCCGCACCACGCCCGCGGACCGGGTCGGGCGTCCCACCGAGGGCTTGAGCCTGTTCTATACCGACCTTGACCGGCGCCACGTCGAAGCGCGCGAGATCGACAAGATGGGCCGCAAGGCGGTGGATTCGAATCAGCTCTTCATCGACGCGCTGCCGGTGCCCGAGGAGGACCGCATCGGCGAGGAAGGCCGAGGCTTCGAGTACATGCTGCACGGCTTCAACCCGGAGCGGATCCTGATCGCCGCCGAGGCGGTCGGCCTGGGGCGCGCCGCGCTCGCCCGCGCCGCGCGTTACGCCCGGGAGCGCGTCGTGTTCGACCGGCCCATCGGGCAGAACCAGGCGATCCAGCATCCGCTCGCCGAGCGCTGGATGCAGCTCGAAGCGGCCAATCTCATGCTGCTCAAGGCGGCGGCGCTGTATGATGAAGGCAAGCCGTGCGCCGCGGAAGCGAACGCGGCCAAGTATCTGGCCGCCGAAGCCGGTTACGCGGCGTGCGAGACCGCCGTCATGACCCACGGTGGCATGGGATACGCCAGGGAATTCCACGTCGAGCGCTATTTGCGCGAGGCGCTGATCCCGCGCATCGCACCGGTGAGCCGCGAGCTGATCCTGTGCTATGTCGCCGAGCGCGTGCTCGGCCTGCCGAAGTCCTATTGA
- a CDS encoding D-alanyl-D-alanine endopeptidase, whose protein sequence is MLTWSGIAGAAQTAKSAKPEVAAKNGGKRVSVSYKKDGGKTVKKAAAKATAATAAAATVEVNGTLAAHGPDLKSSQALVFDAMDGTVLYGKNVDQVSAIASITKLMTAMVVLDADLALDEAIRIEKADIDTLKHSGSRLRIGSVFARRDLLHMALMSSENRAASALGRNYPGGTDAFVARMNDKAHELGMDSSRFAEPTGLSSQNVSTAEDLALLVRASLDYPLIREFTTTPSAQIHTADGHVYGFNNSNGLVRTSTWQIDVSKTGYISEAGQCLVMQARIRERPIIIVLLDSWGKYTRIGDANRIKKWLESTALAAAHSS, encoded by the coding sequence ATGTTGACCTGGAGCGGGATTGCCGGCGCGGCGCAGACTGCGAAGAGCGCCAAGCCCGAGGTAGCGGCAAAGAACGGCGGCAAACGCGTATCCGTCAGCTACAAGAAGGATGGCGGCAAGACCGTCAAGAAGGCAGCCGCCAAGGCCACTGCCGCCACAGCAGCGGCGGCCACGGTGGAAGTCAACGGCACCTTGGCCGCGCACGGACCCGATCTCAAGTCGAGCCAGGCCCTGGTGTTCGATGCGATGGACGGCACCGTCCTGTATGGCAAGAATGTCGACCAGGTATCGGCAATCGCCTCGATCACCAAGCTCATGACGGCCATGGTGGTGCTCGATGCGGACTTGGCCCTGGACGAAGCGATTCGCATCGAAAAGGCCGACATCGACACCCTCAAGCACAGCGGCTCGCGGCTTCGCATCGGTTCGGTATTTGCCCGGCGCGATCTGCTGCATATGGCGCTCATGTCCTCGGAGAACCGGGCGGCGAGCGCGCTCGGGCGTAACTATCCCGGAGGAACCGACGCATTCGTCGCGCGCATGAACGACAAGGCGCATGAGCTCGGCATGGACAGCAGCCGCTTCGCCGAGCCGACGGGACTTTCGAGCCAGAATGTCTCCACCGCCGAGGATCTCGCGTTGCTGGTCCGTGCAAGCCTCGACTATCCGCTGATCCGCGAGTTCACCACCACGCCGAGCGCGCAAATCCATACCGCGGACGGGCACGTGTATGGCTTCAACAATTCCAACGGCCTGGTGCGCACGTCGACGTGGCAGATCGACGTGTCGAAAACCGGCTATATCTCGGAGGCTGGCCAATGCCTGGTGATGCAGGCCCGCATTCGAGAACGCCCCATCATCATCGTTTTGCTCGACTCCTGGGGAAAGTACACCCGCATTGGTGATGCCAACAGGATCAAGAAATGGCTGGAAAGCACGGCCTTGGCGGCAGCGCATTCGAGCTGA
- a CDS encoding response regulator produces the protein MRLLIVEDDPLLADGLKRSLAVHGFAIDHAADGASADHMLSSQAYDLVILDLGLPGLDGLSVLKRLRRRAGGSSTTPVLILTARTGLDDRVKGLDLGADDYLAKPFDLPELEARVRAMVRRGKFGASPQLQHGRLRFDTIGRRALVDDQPLELSARELSMLETLLLSVGRVVSKEQLAEQLTGWGEVVGANAIEVYIHRLRKKLETAGISVRTVRGLGYLLEKPGSGS, from the coding sequence ATGCGCCTTCTCATCGTCGAAGACGATCCGCTGCTCGCGGACGGCCTCAAGCGCTCGCTCGCGGTGCACGGCTTCGCGATCGATCATGCCGCCGACGGCGCCAGCGCCGATCACATGCTGTCGAGCCAGGCCTACGATCTGGTCATCCTGGACCTGGGACTTCCCGGCCTGGACGGGTTGAGCGTGCTCAAGCGCCTGCGCCGCCGCGCCGGCGGCTCGAGCACGACGCCGGTGCTCATTCTGACCGCGCGCACCGGCCTCGACGATCGGGTCAAGGGCCTCGATCTCGGCGCCGACGACTATCTCGCCAAGCCGTTCGATCTTCCCGAGCTGGAAGCCCGGGTGCGGGCAATGGTGCGCCGCGGAAAGTTCGGCGCGAGCCCGCAGCTGCAGCACGGCCGGCTGCGCTTCGACACCATCGGCCGCCGCGCGCTGGTGGACGATCAGCCGCTGGAGCTGTCGGCCCGTGAGCTCTCCATGCTCGAGACGCTGCTGCTGAGCGTCGGTCGCGTGGTGAGCAAGGAGCAGCTCGCCGAACAGTTGACCGGCTGGGGCGAGGTCGTGGGCGCCAACGCGATCGAGGTCTACATCCACCGCCTGCGCAAAAAGCTGGAGACGGCGGGTATTTCGGTGCGCACGGTGCGGGGGCTGGGCTACCTGCTGGAGAAGCCGGGCAGCGGATCGTAG
- a CDS encoding helix-turn-helix domain-containing protein encodes MTDLPDTPTKSSIQVIDRMMSLVAALARHSSPANLKQLAAETRLHPSTAHRILAVMVENRLVDRIEPGTYRLGIRLLELGNLVRLRLNVRQEALPHMQRLHDELKETVNLSVRQGDEVVYVERVSSMSSMMRVVQIVGTRAPLHVTAVGKVFLAEDGSDAAQAYAQRAGLTRFTDSTLADPTLLDSELAQVRARGFAIDREEAEKGVSCIGAGIRDDDGRLVAGLSVSAPTDRLDPAWSGRVRETAEQISRAIGYAPRAHA; translated from the coding sequence ATGACCGACCTGCCCGACACACCAACCAAGTCCTCGATCCAGGTCATCGATCGCATGATGAGCCTGGTCGCAGCGCTGGCCCGGCATTCCAGTCCGGCCAACCTGAAGCAATTGGCGGCCGAGACCCGGTTGCACCCGTCGACGGCGCACCGCATCCTGGCCGTAATGGTGGAGAACCGCCTGGTGGATCGGATCGAGCCGGGAACCTACCGCCTCGGCATCAGGCTGCTGGAGCTGGGCAACCTCGTGCGGCTGCGGCTCAACGTGCGCCAGGAGGCGCTGCCGCACATGCAGCGGCTGCACGACGAGCTGAAGGAGACCGTGAACCTGAGCGTGCGCCAGGGCGACGAAGTGGTCTATGTCGAACGCGTGAGCTCGATGAGCTCGATGATGCGCGTGGTGCAAATCGTCGGCACGCGCGCGCCTTTGCACGTCACTGCCGTCGGCAAGGTGTTCCTGGCCGAGGACGGCTCCGACGCCGCACAGGCCTACGCGCAGCGGGCCGGCCTCACGCGATTCACCGACTCCACCTTGGCGGACCCGACACTGCTCGACAGCGAGCTCGCGCAAGTACGCGCGCGGGGTTTCGCCATCGATCGGGAAGAAGCGGAGAAAGGCGTGTCGTGCATCGGCGCGGGCATTCGCGACGACGACGGACGCCTGGTCGCCGGGCTGTCGGTATCGGCGCCGACGGACCGGCTCGATCCCGCCTGGTCGGGCCGGGTGCGGGAAACCGCCGAGCAGATCTCTCGCGCCATCGGTTATGCACCGCGCGCGCATGCCTGA
- a CDS encoding DUF455 family protein — MKSHLLGTSWHCRARQALQAIGIDAKLTAVTDLLDAVRSGALALDGRFEPHAASEPGRPERPQLVSPRELQRRSTATTHGHAALIHAVAHIEFNAINLALDALCRFPGLPAEFYADWLHVAAEEATHFSLLRSHLRRLGHDYGDFPAHDGLWQMARTTALDPLVRMALVPRVLEARGLDVSPAMIRRLHASGDRQGAEIIELILRDEVGHVAIGSRWFRHLCAQRGLDPDPTFERLLAEYDAPRPVLPLNTEARRRAEFSERELSRLEALARGGQRTR, encoded by the coding sequence ATGAAGTCGCACCTTCTCGGGACAAGCTGGCATTGCCGCGCCCGGCAGGCCTTGCAGGCGATCGGAATCGACGCCAAGCTCACGGCCGTAACCGACCTGCTCGATGCCGTGCGCTCGGGCGCACTCGCGCTCGACGGGCGCTTCGAGCCCCATGCGGCGAGCGAGCCGGGCCGGCCGGAGCGGCCGCAATTGGTGTCGCCGCGCGAATTGCAGCGCCGTTCGACGGCAACCACGCATGGACATGCCGCGCTGATCCACGCCGTCGCCCACATCGAATTCAACGCCATCAATCTCGCGCTCGATGCCTTGTGTCGCTTCCCGGGATTGCCGGCGGAGTTCTACGCCGATTGGCTGCACGTCGCCGCCGAGGAAGCCACGCACTTTTCCCTGCTGCGCAGCCATCTGCGCCGGCTCGGCCACGATTACGGCGACTTTCCCGCCCACGACGGTCTGTGGCAAATGGCGCGCACGACGGCGCTCGATCCACTCGTGCGCATGGCGCTGGTGCCGCGTGTGCTGGAAGCACGGGGGCTCGACGTATCGCCTGCCATGATTCGGCGGCTGCATGCGTCGGGGGACCGGCAAGGCGCCGAGATCATCGAGCTCATCCTGCGCGACGAGGTCGGTCACGTCGCGATCGGCAGCCGCTGGTTCCGGCATCTTTGCGCGCAACGCGGGCTCGATCCCGATCCGACCTTCGAGCGGCTGCTGGCCGAGTACGATGCGCCACGCCCCGTGCTGCCGTTGAACACCGAGGCGCGCCGGCGAGCGGAGTTCAGCGAGCGGGAGCTTTCCCGTCTGGAAGCGCTCGCGCGCGGCGGACAACGCACGCGGTGA